In Nicotiana tabacum cultivar K326 chromosome 17, ASM71507v2, whole genome shotgun sequence, one DNA window encodes the following:
- the LOC107778485 gene encoding F-box protein SKIP19-like has product MPKPKRLVWRIKQKNQKASTSSSKPPPPPSPPWVELPREITADILHRLGAIEILQNAQRVFSTWWKVCHDPIMWRDIDMGSDIDVDIGDDVLDELCRVAVNRSQGQLHKINIEHFGNDYLLKYIAERSSQLRHLRLVTRDEISDGGLAAVAKNFPLLEELHIYLAVISKADIEAIGCSCLQLKSFTLNNIGFRGFRSSYYYVNDEALAIAGNMPELRHLALFGNDLTNEGLCAILDGCPQLESLDLRHCYSIDLEGDLGKRCRQQIKNLKRPRDSTSGYEFRAQICDYSSSNDEYKSGLSEADLSDYIYDYEYDDFDYDDFTNPFSSEYLDEDGFFYFAT; this is encoded by the exons ATGCCGAAGCCAAAACGGTTGGTATGGAGAATCAagcagaaaaatcagaaagcGTCAACCTCTTCCTCCAAACCACCACCACCGCCATCGCCGCCGTGGGTGGAACTCCCTCGAGAAATCACGGCCGACATCCTTCACCGGTTGGGAGCGATTGAGATATTGCAAAATGCACAGAGAGTTTTTAGTACGTGGTGGAAGGTGTGCCATGACCCTATCATGTGGCGGGACATTGACATGGGAAGCGACATTGATGTGGACATAGGTGATGATGTCTTGGACGAGTTGTGTCGCGTCGCTGTGAATCGCAGCCAGGGTCAGTTGCACAAAATTAACATCGAGCATTTTGGCAATGACTATTTGCTCAAATATATAGCGGAGAG ATCAAGTCAGCTAAGGCATCTAAGACTTGTCACCCGTGATGAAATTTCAGATGGAGGTTTGGCTGCAGTTGCCAAGAACTTCCCGTTGTTGGAGGAGTTGCACATTTACTTAGCTGTTATTAGTAAAGCTGATATAGAGGCTATCGGTTGTTCTTGCTTGCAGCTTAAGTCATTTACATTGAACAACATTGGATTCAGAGGATTTAGAAGTTCATATTATTATGTCAATGATGAAGCTCTGGCTATTGCTGGAAATATGCCTGAATTGCGACACCTTGCACTTTTTGGGAATGACTTGACAAATGAAGGCCTGTGTGCCATTCTTGATGGCTGCCCGCAGCTCGAATCACTTGACTTACGCCACTGTTATAGTATTGATCTTGAAGGGGATTTAGGAAAGAGATGTCGCCAACAGATTAAGAATCTTAAGCGCCCTCGTGATTCCACGTCTGGTTATGAATTTAGAGCTCAGATTTGTGATTATAGTTCTTCCAATGATGAATACAAATCTGGGTTGTCTGAAGCTGACCTCTCGGACTATATCTATGATTATGAGTATGATGACTTTGATTACGACGACTTCACTAACCCATTTAGCAGCGAGTATCTTGATGAGGATGGTTTCTTTTACTTTGCTACTTGA